A genomic stretch from Corvus cornix cornix isolate S_Up_H32 chromosome 7, ASM73873v5, whole genome shotgun sequence includes:
- the RUFY4 gene encoding RUN and FYVE domain-containing protein 4 isoform X3 codes for MKAFTLSPPWTSEWYYARSPFLSPKWRAEILGSLYELDCVTFHLALHRDDLDTAWPMFSETLVRPSPVIRSSPAKTALQTDSTGTVAHGRSDGIAHPTVAPHGAPAHPCPPTLAALQVGSVEMEDIEGDVEDVEVKKDMEEEAEEEVEKDDSEDIEEVKVEDVEVDVEKDMEEDLEEKDEELEEDEKEMKDADVEELEDAHGTGKALQPDGAGEPGMSPLPTGTRCMLGSRSLVPRQPGGTEALVSQLRAKLGQREAAAQALAARLARAELRHQQREESSARRAQLWAREAEALRETNTFLERALEAAVAAGDRGALAQAEEEARGWQEVAEERGTQLARVLAEVAALTSRLQECQAALVAAGRTNTLEDARASDEVAAVEKVLQQALELARGPQESLPDPKAEGGPSTVTSMAMRLASLAATAQEETWQSRQQLQAQRQEMAQLQEELSRARQDGERWASALQRAQREALEREATRGAEQARQQELIRDMKERLLELLREKDALWQKTEGIDTPVPRPVPRDPGLCARCHKDFRLLSRRYNCSRLCQQKVCHTCSMDMGKHGRCCLICYQQRHPQAT; via the exons ATGAAGGCATTCACTTTGTCACCTCCCTGGACAAG CGAGTGGTACTACGCCCGCAGCCCCTTCCTGAGCCCCAAATGGCGGGCAGAGATCCTGGGCAGCCTCTATGAGCTGGACTGTGTCACCTTccacctggccctgcacagggatgACCTGGACACCGCCTGGCCCATGTTCTCTGA GACACTGGTACGGCCCAGCCCGGTGatcaggagcagcccagcaaagacagccctgcagacagaCAGTACCGGCACTGTGGCACATGGACGGTCCGATGGTATTGCCCATCCCACTGTGGCACCCCATGGGGCACCAGCCCACCCATGCCCACCCACTCTGGCTGCCCTGCAGGTGGGGAGTGTGGAGATGGAAGATATAGAGGGGGATGTGGAGGATGTGGAGGTGAAGAAGGACATGGAAGAGGAGGCTGAAGAGGAGGTGGAGAAGGATGACAGTGAGGATATAGAGGAGGTGAAGGTGGAGGATGTGGAAGTGGACGTGGAGAAGGACATGGAGGAGGATTTGGAAGAGAAGGATGAAGAGTTGGAGGAGGATGAGAAGGAGATGAAGGATGCGGATGTAGAGGAACTGGAGGATGCCCATGGCACTGGCAAAGCACTGCAGCCTGATGGTGCTGGAGAGCCTGGCATGTCCCCACTGCCCACTGGCACAAGGTGCATGCTGGGCTCCCGGTCACTGGTGCCCCGGCAGCCGGGTGGGACAGAGGCACTGGTGTCCCAGCTGAGGGCCAAGCTGGGTCAGCGTGAGGCAGCTGCACAGGCGCTGGCAGCACGGCTGGCACGGGCTGAACTGCGGCACCAGCAGCGGGAGGAGAGCAGTGCCCGGCGGGCCCAGCTGTGGGCACGCGAGGCTGAAGCACTGCGGGAAACCAATACCTTCCTGGAGCGGGCTCTGGAGGCAGCGGTGGCAGCAGGGGACCGAggggcactggcacaggcagaggaggaggcacGGGGCTGGCAAGAGGTGGCAGAGGAGCGGGGTACCCAGCTGGCCAgggtgctggcagaggtggcagcacTGACCTCGCGCCTGCAGGAATGCCAGGCAGCACTGGTGGCAGCAGGACGGACGAACACGCTGGAGGATGCTCGTGCTTCAGATGAGGTGGCTGCCGTGGAGAAGGTGCTGCAACAGGCACTGGAGCTTGCCCGTGGTCCCCAGGAGTCCCTACCAGACCCCAAGGCAGAGGGGGGGCCCAGCACAGTCACCAGCATGGCCATG CGCTtggccagcctggctgccacagcacaggaggagaCCTGGCAGAGccggcagcagctccaggcccagCGACAGGAGATGGCACAGCTGCAAGAGGAGCTCAGCAG GGCCCGGCAGGACGGTGAGCGCTGGGCATCGGCGCTGCAGCGGGCGCAGCGGGAGGCCCTGGAGCGGGAGGCCACGCGCGGCGCCGAGCAGGCACGGCAGCAGGAGCTCATCCGCGACATGAAGGAgcggctgctggagctgctgcg GGAGAAGGATGCCCTGTGGCAGAAGACAGAGGGCATTGACACTCCGGTGCCCAGGCCGGTGCCCCGCGACCCGGGGTTGTGTGCCCGCTGCCACAAGGATTTCCGCCTGCTCTCCCGGCGGTACAACTGCAG CAGGCTGTGCCAGCAAAAGGTGTGCCACACGTGCTCCATGGACATGGGCAAGCACGGCCGCTGCTGCCTGATTTGCTACCAGCAAAGGCACCCGCAGGCTACATGA
- the LOC104693981 gene encoding C-X-C chemokine receptor type 2, translated as MEPLSFSGDFSNIFSLYNYTYDYSTAMPDTAISSSPCRPENSVLNKYLVVVIYCVVFILSVVGNGLVVLVVTSSHTSRSVTDVYLLNLAVADLLFAFSLPLWAAYRAHEWVFGTVMCKAISVLQEANFYSGILLLACISVDRYLAIVYATRAATEKRHWVKFVCLGIWVFSVLLSLPVLLFREAFRSPNNGTVCYERISGEDTAKWRVVLRILPQTFGFALPLLVMLFCYGVTIHTLLQTKNAQKQRAMKVIFAVVLVFLICWLPYNITLVSDTLMRTRAIAETCERRNRIDTALSVTQVLGFAHSCINPIIYAFIGQKFRNSFLKILAQRGLISKDAVARYGRTSYASTSGNTSTTL; from the coding sequence ATGGAGCCCTTATCCTTCAGTGGGGATTTCTCCAACATCTTCTCCCTTTACAACTACACCTATGACTACAGCACAGCCATGCCTGACACTGCTATCTCATCCTCTCCATGCCGGCCTGAAAACTCTGTCCTCAACAAGTACCTGGTGGTGGTGATCTACTGCGTCGTCTTCATCCTCAGTGTGGTGGGGAACgggctggtggtgctggtggtgaCCTCCAGCCACACCAGCCGCTCCGTCACCGATGTCTACCTGCTCAACCTGGCTGTGGCAGACCTGCTCTTCGCTTTCAGCCTGCCGCTCTGGGCTGCCTACCGAGCCCATGAGTGGGTCTTTGGCACTGTGATGTGCAAAGCCATCTCCGTGCTGCAGGAAGCCAACTTCTACAGCGGCATCCTTCTGCTGGCCTGCATTAGCGTGGACCGCTACCTGGCCATCGTCTACGCCACACGGGCTGCCACTGAGAAGAGGCACTGGGTGAAGTTTGTCTGCTTGGGCATCTGGGTCTTCTCcgtgctgctctccctgcctgtgctgctcttccGTGAGGCTTTCCGCTCACCCAACAATGGCACCGTGTGCTACGAGCGCATCAGTGGCGAGGACACGGCCAAGTGGCGGGTGGTGCTGCGGATCCTGCCGCAGACCTTCGGCTTTGCCTTGCCCCTCCTGGTGATGCTCTTCTGCTACGGCGTCACCATCCACACCCTCCTGCAGACCAAGAATGCTCAGAAGCAGCGGGCCATGAAGGTCATCTTCGCTGTGGTGCTGGTCTTCCTCATCTGCTGGCTGCCCTATAACATCACGCTGGTGAGCGACACCCTCATGAGGACGCGGGCCATTGCCGAGACCTGTGAGAGGAGGAACCGCATCGACACAGCCCTCTCTGTCACGCAGGTCCTGGGCTTTGCCCACAGCTGCATCAACCCCATCATCTATGCCTTCATCGGTCAAAAGTTTCGCAACAGCTTCCTCAAGATCCTGGCACAGCGTGGGCTGATCAGCAAGGATGCTGTTGCCCGCTACGGCCGCACCTCCTATGCCTCCACCTCCGGCAATACATCCACCACCCTCTGA
- the RUFY4 gene encoding RUN and FYVE domain-containing protein 4 isoform X1 produces MAGEGELNRVIKDLQKTVAELNRSYQEQKLPVTDGSRELHSLCAQLEFLLQFDLKEKRSFFGQRKDYWDFLCQGLARCRQEHEGIHFVTSLDKLKTPVGRGRAFLRYCLVHRQLAESLQLCLLDPESLCEWYYARSPFLSPKWRAEILGSLYELDCVTFHLALHRDDLDTAWPMFSETLVRPSPVIRSSPAKTALQTDSTGTVAHGRSDGIAHPTVAPHGAPAHPCPPTLAALQVGSVEMEDIEGDVEDVEVKKDMEEEAEEEVEKDDSEDIEEVKVEDVEVDVEKDMEEDLEEKDEELEEDEKEMKDADVEELEDAHGTGKALQPDGAGEPGMSPLPTGTRCMLGSRSLVPRQPGGTEALVSQLRAKLGQREAAAQALAARLARAELRHQQREESSARRAQLWAREAEALRETNTFLERALEAAVAAGDRGALAQAEEEARGWQEVAEERGTQLARVLAEVAALTSRLQECQAALVAAGRTNTLEDARASDEVAAVEKVLQQALELARGPQESLPDPKAEGGPSTVTSMAMRLASLAATAQEETWQSRQQLQAQRQEMAQLQEELSRARQDGERWASALQRAQREALEREATRGAEQARQQELIRDMKERLLELLREKDALWQKTEGIDTPVPRPVPRDPGLCARCHKDFRLLSRRYNCSRLCQQKVCHTCSMDMGKHGRCCLICYQQRHPQAT; encoded by the exons AGA AGACCGTGGCCGAGCTGAACCGCAGCTACCAGGAGCAGAAGCTGCCGGTGACAGACGGGAGCCGGGAGCTGCACAGCCTCTGTGCCCAGCTAGAGTTCCTCCTCCAG TTTGACCTCAAGGAGAAGAGGAGCTTCTTTGGGCAGCGCAAGGACTATTGGGACTTCTTGTGCCAGGGCCTAGCACGGTGCCGGCAGGAGCATGAAGGCATTCACTTTGTCACCTCCCTGGACAAG CTGAAGACCCCTGTGGGCAGGGGCCGAGCCTTTCTGCGGTACTGCCTGGTGCACCGGCAGCTGGCAGagtccctgcagctctgcctcctcgACCCTGAGAGCCTCTG CGAGTGGTACTACGCCCGCAGCCCCTTCCTGAGCCCCAAATGGCGGGCAGAGATCCTGGGCAGCCTCTATGAGCTGGACTGTGTCACCTTccacctggccctgcacagggatgACCTGGACACCGCCTGGCCCATGTTCTCTGA GACACTGGTACGGCCCAGCCCGGTGatcaggagcagcccagcaaagacagccctgcagacagaCAGTACCGGCACTGTGGCACATGGACGGTCCGATGGTATTGCCCATCCCACTGTGGCACCCCATGGGGCACCAGCCCACCCATGCCCACCCACTCTGGCTGCCCTGCAGGTGGGGAGTGTGGAGATGGAAGATATAGAGGGGGATGTGGAGGATGTGGAGGTGAAGAAGGACATGGAAGAGGAGGCTGAAGAGGAGGTGGAGAAGGATGACAGTGAGGATATAGAGGAGGTGAAGGTGGAGGATGTGGAAGTGGACGTGGAGAAGGACATGGAGGAGGATTTGGAAGAGAAGGATGAAGAGTTGGAGGAGGATGAGAAGGAGATGAAGGATGCGGATGTAGAGGAACTGGAGGATGCCCATGGCACTGGCAAAGCACTGCAGCCTGATGGTGCTGGAGAGCCTGGCATGTCCCCACTGCCCACTGGCACAAGGTGCATGCTGGGCTCCCGGTCACTGGTGCCCCGGCAGCCGGGTGGGACAGAGGCACTGGTGTCCCAGCTGAGGGCCAAGCTGGGTCAGCGTGAGGCAGCTGCACAGGCGCTGGCAGCACGGCTGGCACGGGCTGAACTGCGGCACCAGCAGCGGGAGGAGAGCAGTGCCCGGCGGGCCCAGCTGTGGGCACGCGAGGCTGAAGCACTGCGGGAAACCAATACCTTCCTGGAGCGGGCTCTGGAGGCAGCGGTGGCAGCAGGGGACCGAggggcactggcacaggcagaggaggaggcacGGGGCTGGCAAGAGGTGGCAGAGGAGCGGGGTACCCAGCTGGCCAgggtgctggcagaggtggcagcacTGACCTCGCGCCTGCAGGAATGCCAGGCAGCACTGGTGGCAGCAGGACGGACGAACACGCTGGAGGATGCTCGTGCTTCAGATGAGGTGGCTGCCGTGGAGAAGGTGCTGCAACAGGCACTGGAGCTTGCCCGTGGTCCCCAGGAGTCCCTACCAGACCCCAAGGCAGAGGGGGGGCCCAGCACAGTCACCAGCATGGCCATG CGCTtggccagcctggctgccacagcacaggaggagaCCTGGCAGAGccggcagcagctccaggcccagCGACAGGAGATGGCACAGCTGCAAGAGGAGCTCAGCAG GGCCCGGCAGGACGGTGAGCGCTGGGCATCGGCGCTGCAGCGGGCGCAGCGGGAGGCCCTGGAGCGGGAGGCCACGCGCGGCGCCGAGCAGGCACGGCAGCAGGAGCTCATCCGCGACATGAAGGAgcggctgctggagctgctgcg GGAGAAGGATGCCCTGTGGCAGAAGACAGAGGGCATTGACACTCCGGTGCCCAGGCCGGTGCCCCGCGACCCGGGGTTGTGTGCCCGCTGCCACAAGGATTTCCGCCTGCTCTCCCGGCGGTACAACTGCAG CAGGCTGTGCCAGCAAAAGGTGTGCCACACGTGCTCCATGGACATGGGCAAGCACGGCCGCTGCTGCCTGATTTGCTACCAGCAAAGGCACCCGCAGGCTACATGA
- the RUFY4 gene encoding RUN and FYVE domain-containing protein 4 isoform X2, whose protein sequence is MAGEGELNRVIKDLQKTVAELNRSYQEQKLPVTDGSRELHSLCAQLEFLLQFDLKEKRSFFGQRKDYWDFLCQGLARCRQEHEGIHFVTSLDKLKTPVGRGRAFLRYCLVHRQLAESLQLCLLDPESLCEWYYARSPFLSPKWRAEILGSLYELDCVTFHLALHRDDLDTAWPMFSETLVRPSPVIRSSPAKTALQTDSTGTVAHGRSDGIAHPTVAPHGAPAHPCPPTLAALQVGSVEMEDIEGDVEDVEVKKDMEEEAEEEVEKDDSEDIEEVKVEDVEVDVEKDMEEDLEEKDEELEEDEKEMKDADVEELEDAHGTGKALQPDGAGEPGMSPLPTGTRCMLGSRSLVPRQPGGTEALVSQLRAKLGQREAAAQALAARLARAELRHQQREESSARRAQLWAREAEALRETNTFLERALEAAVAAGDRGALAQAEEEARGWQEVAEERGTQLARVLAEVAALTSRLQECQAALVAAGRTNTLEDARASDEVAAVEKVLQQALELARGPQESLPDPKAEGGPSTVTSMAMRLASLAATAQEETWQSRQQLQAQRQEMAQLQEELSRARQDGERWASALQRAQREALEREATRGAEQARQQELIRDMKERLLELLREKDALWQKTEGIDTPVPRPVPRDPGLCARCHKDFRLLSRRYNCRLCQQKVCHTCSMDMGKHGRCCLICYQQRHPQAT, encoded by the exons AGA AGACCGTGGCCGAGCTGAACCGCAGCTACCAGGAGCAGAAGCTGCCGGTGACAGACGGGAGCCGGGAGCTGCACAGCCTCTGTGCCCAGCTAGAGTTCCTCCTCCAG TTTGACCTCAAGGAGAAGAGGAGCTTCTTTGGGCAGCGCAAGGACTATTGGGACTTCTTGTGCCAGGGCCTAGCACGGTGCCGGCAGGAGCATGAAGGCATTCACTTTGTCACCTCCCTGGACAAG CTGAAGACCCCTGTGGGCAGGGGCCGAGCCTTTCTGCGGTACTGCCTGGTGCACCGGCAGCTGGCAGagtccctgcagctctgcctcctcgACCCTGAGAGCCTCTG CGAGTGGTACTACGCCCGCAGCCCCTTCCTGAGCCCCAAATGGCGGGCAGAGATCCTGGGCAGCCTCTATGAGCTGGACTGTGTCACCTTccacctggccctgcacagggatgACCTGGACACCGCCTGGCCCATGTTCTCTGA GACACTGGTACGGCCCAGCCCGGTGatcaggagcagcccagcaaagacagccctgcagacagaCAGTACCGGCACTGTGGCACATGGACGGTCCGATGGTATTGCCCATCCCACTGTGGCACCCCATGGGGCACCAGCCCACCCATGCCCACCCACTCTGGCTGCCCTGCAGGTGGGGAGTGTGGAGATGGAAGATATAGAGGGGGATGTGGAGGATGTGGAGGTGAAGAAGGACATGGAAGAGGAGGCTGAAGAGGAGGTGGAGAAGGATGACAGTGAGGATATAGAGGAGGTGAAGGTGGAGGATGTGGAAGTGGACGTGGAGAAGGACATGGAGGAGGATTTGGAAGAGAAGGATGAAGAGTTGGAGGAGGATGAGAAGGAGATGAAGGATGCGGATGTAGAGGAACTGGAGGATGCCCATGGCACTGGCAAAGCACTGCAGCCTGATGGTGCTGGAGAGCCTGGCATGTCCCCACTGCCCACTGGCACAAGGTGCATGCTGGGCTCCCGGTCACTGGTGCCCCGGCAGCCGGGTGGGACAGAGGCACTGGTGTCCCAGCTGAGGGCCAAGCTGGGTCAGCGTGAGGCAGCTGCACAGGCGCTGGCAGCACGGCTGGCACGGGCTGAACTGCGGCACCAGCAGCGGGAGGAGAGCAGTGCCCGGCGGGCCCAGCTGTGGGCACGCGAGGCTGAAGCACTGCGGGAAACCAATACCTTCCTGGAGCGGGCTCTGGAGGCAGCGGTGGCAGCAGGGGACCGAggggcactggcacaggcagaggaggaggcacGGGGCTGGCAAGAGGTGGCAGAGGAGCGGGGTACCCAGCTGGCCAgggtgctggcagaggtggcagcacTGACCTCGCGCCTGCAGGAATGCCAGGCAGCACTGGTGGCAGCAGGACGGACGAACACGCTGGAGGATGCTCGTGCTTCAGATGAGGTGGCTGCCGTGGAGAAGGTGCTGCAACAGGCACTGGAGCTTGCCCGTGGTCCCCAGGAGTCCCTACCAGACCCCAAGGCAGAGGGGGGGCCCAGCACAGTCACCAGCATGGCCATG CGCTtggccagcctggctgccacagcacaggaggagaCCTGGCAGAGccggcagcagctccaggcccagCGACAGGAGATGGCACAGCTGCAAGAGGAGCTCAGCAG GGCCCGGCAGGACGGTGAGCGCTGGGCATCGGCGCTGCAGCGGGCGCAGCGGGAGGCCCTGGAGCGGGAGGCCACGCGCGGCGCCGAGCAGGCACGGCAGCAGGAGCTCATCCGCGACATGAAGGAgcggctgctggagctgctgcg GGAGAAGGATGCCCTGTGGCAGAAGACAGAGGGCATTGACACTCCGGTGCCCAGGCCGGTGCCCCGCGACCCGGGGTTGTGTGCCCGCTGCCACAAGGATTTCCGCCTGCTCTCCCGGCGGTACAACTGCAG GCTGTGCCAGCAAAAGGTGTGCCACACGTGCTCCATGGACATGGGCAAGCACGGCCGCTGCTGCCTGATTTGCTACCAGCAAAGGCACCCGCAGGCTACATGA